The Pseudofrankia sp. DC12 region CGAGCCGGCGCAGGTGGGCCACGAACTCGTCGGTGACCTTCGCCAGCGCCACCTCGGTGACGTCCATCTTGTGCTTGGCGATCAGGGACAGCAGCAGGTCGAACGGGCCGGAGAAGTTCTCCAGCTCGACGAGGAACGCCTCGGACCGGCCGCTGCGCGCGGTCAGCGGCAACGCGTCCGCGGATGGGGTGCCGGCGCCGGCGGTCGGCTCGGGTGGGCCGGGTGGCGGCGCAGGTTGGGCGGCCATCGGCTCGGCGGCCTCCTCGGCCGACACGGCGGCCTCCCCCTCGTCAGGGACCGCGCGCAGCACCGCGGCTCCCGAAGAAGCGGATCCACGGCCCGGCGTCATGGCGCAACGCTACCGCCGATCACCGACCATCCGGCGACATGGCCAGCCGGGAGCGGGCGAAGCGGTCACCCCTCGTTGGGCCTGCTCACAGGCTGATGCCGACGATGCCGCCCAGCCCGCGCAGCAAGGGCGGGACGAGCTGGCCGACGACGTTCGGAAGGCTCGGCAGCAGGACGGGGATCAGGAGGATCACCAGCAGCAGGACGACGCCGAGGTGGGACTCCGTGAGCTTGTAGTTGGCGTTCTTCCAGCCCTGCGAGGCCGGGGCCAGGAGGAACAGAACCCTGCCGCCGTCGGTGGGCGGGATCGGGATCAGGCTGAGGACGAACATCGACGCGAAGGTGATCGCCATCCAGAGGAGCAGGTGCGCGCCGAACCCGCCGACCCGGCCGACCTCGATCACCCGGCTGCCGTCGGCGATGTGGCCCGGGTCGGTGACCGCCGCCAGTGCCGCGATCGCACCGAACGCGAGCAGCAGGTAGGCCAG contains the following coding sequences:
- a CDS encoding Zn-dependent membrane protease, whose product is MLFHLAEPSALLGIVVALLIGVYAHDTAQIYAAKLLGDPSARRSGRLTARPLPTRVSPFSAVSMVLVGNGWTEPIRMNEVWRKRRFHICAALLAGPLAYLLLAFGAIAALAAVTDPGHIADGSRVIEVGRVGGFGAHLLLWMAITFASMFVLSLIPIPPTDGGRVLFLLAPASQGWKNANYKLTESHLGVVLLLVILLIPVLLPSLPNVVGQLVPPLLRGLGGIVGISL